A window of Bacillaceae bacterium S4-13-56 contains these coding sequences:
- a CDS encoding YqkE family protein, which produces MELIKKSVKGSPKKREEQPVLKDWLDQDLVKQLQNKKKELKDEKERQEEEEQRRKLEEKRKKEANKSFEELLNDSNLDWKSFK; this is translated from the coding sequence ATGGAATTGATAAAAAAATCTGTTAAAGGTAGTCCTAAAAAAAGAGAAGAACAGCCGGTATTGAAAGATTGGCTAGATCAAGATTTAGTCAAGCAACTTCAAAATAAAAAGAAGGAACTAAAAGATGAAAAAGAAAGACAAGAAGAGGAAGAACAAAGAAGAAAATTAGAAGAAAAGAGAAAAAAGGAAGCGAATAAAAGTTTTGAAGAGCTATTAAATGACAGTAATCTAGACTGGAAAAGCTTTAAATAA
- a CDS encoding iron-sulfur cluster biosynthesis family protein, with protein sequence MKLNITEEVQSDINQMINGESLCLKLVYDTDECGCGVNGVPLLVISSGGLPQEEKVEQPEGIPTYIFKDQAVFFDEEMTVKKNNQHYMLTSPNRILNPRLQIIRREWN encoded by the coding sequence ATGAAATTAAATATAACAGAAGAAGTTCAATCAGATATCAATCAGATGATCAATGGCGAAAGCCTGTGCCTCAAGCTTGTTTATGATACCGATGAATGTGGTTGTGGGGTGAACGGGGTACCTTTACTCGTGATTTCTTCAGGTGGCCTCCCACAGGAAGAGAAAGTGGAACAGCCAGAGGGTATTCCAACCTACATTTTCAAGGACCAAGCTGTGTTTTTTGATGAAGAGATGACTGTGAAAAAAAATAATCAGCATTATATGCTTACCAGTCCTAATCGGATATTGAATCCTCGTTTGCAAATCATTAGGAGGGAATGGAATTGA